Proteins encoded within one genomic window of Triticum aestivum cultivar Chinese Spring chromosome 2D, IWGSC CS RefSeq v2.1, whole genome shotgun sequence:
- the LOC123054239 gene encoding protein TRIGALACTOSYLDIACYLGLYCEROL 1, chloroplastic, whose amino-acid sequence MSSTTAGAALLLRPTSATTNPLLRLVSPCPKSHLLRLHSPRRRLPVLRLSLTPPATAGSNSAPSPSPPPPSATPPPPLFSNWTPPRAIWRGLSALLLAGQVFHRVLTGRVHRRNLLAQLRRVGPGSAGVSLLTAAFVGMAFTIQFVREFTRLGLHRSVGGVLALALARELTPVVTAVVAAGRVGSAFAAELGTMQVSEQTDTLRVLGSQPIDYLVVPRVLACVLALPVLTLISFALGLASSAFLADAVFGVSTSIILESARKALRPWDLISALIKSQVFGAIIAVVSCAWGVTTHGGAKGVGESTTSAVVISLVGIFIADFALSCLFFQAGAGDSLKHAMG is encoded by the coding sequence ATGTCGTCCACCACGGCAGGGgccgccctcctcctccgccccacTTCCGCCACGACGAACCCTCTCCTCCGCCTTGTCAGCCCCTGCCCCAAAtcccacctcctccgcctccactcgccgcgccgccgcctccccgtcctCCGCCTCTCCCTCACGCCCCCGGCCACCGCCGGCAGCAATTCAGCGCCTTCGCCTTCCCCTCCGCCCCCGTCCGCCACGCCCCCGCCTCCTCTGTTCTCCAACTGGACCCCGCCGCGCGCGATCTGGCGGGGGCTCTCGGCGCTGCTCCTCGCAGGGCAGGTCTTCCACCGCGTCCTCAcgggacgcgtccaccgccgcaaCCTCCTCGCCCAGCTCCGCCGCGTGGGCCCCGGGAGCGCGGGGGTCTCGCTCCTCACCGCCGCCTTCGTCGGCATGGCCTTCACCATCCAGTTCGTGCGCGAGTTCACCCGCCTCGGTCTCCACCGCTCCGTTGGTGGCGTCCTTGCCCTCGCGCTCGCCCGCGAGCTCACCCCGGTCGTCACCGCTGTCGTCGCTGCCGGCCGAGTTGGCTCCGCCTTTGCCGCCGAGCTCGGCACCATGCAGGTGTCCGAGCAGACCGACACCCTCCGCGTCCTCGGCTCACAGCCCATCGACTACCTCGTGGTCCCTCGTGTCCTCGcttgcgtgcttgcgctccctgtCCTCACGCTCATCAGCTTCGCCCTCGGGCTCGCCTCCTCGGCGTTCTTGGCCGACGCCGTCTTTGGTGTAAGCACCAGCATCATTCTGGAGTCAGCACGCAAGGCGCTGCGTCCGTGGGACTTGATCAGCGCCTTGATAAAATCTCAGGTGTTCGGTGCCATTATCGCGGTGGTGAGCTGTGCATGGGGTGTGACAACCCACGGAGGAGCCAAGGGCGTTGGCGAGTCCACAACGTCTGCAGTGGTCATTTCCTTAGTTGGGATTTTCATTGCAGACTTCGCCCTTTCGTGCCTGTTCTTCCAGGCTGGTGCTGGTGATTCGCTGAAGCACGCAATGGGTTAA